The sequence below is a genomic window from Paenibacillus silvisoli.
GTGCATGCCCATGATGACGGCTACCAATTCATAGGTATCCAACTGCGAGCTATGATTATTCAATACAAAGGCGCCCGACGCGAACCAGCGGTTTATTTTCTCGAAGCGCGCTGCCAGTCCGCCGGATTCATCGAATATTTCATACTCCTTGGAAAATGCCGGGGACAAAATTTCGTAGCTTCCCCGCCCCTCCGTTTCGTAGGTGAACTTCTTCTTGAAGAAAGCAAACCGGCTTTTGAGCACGCCCAACTGCTCCCCGTTTGCGCCGCTGATCTCCCATCTCCCTGAGAAAAAAGGAAAGCTGCCGCTAAAGAGAAGCCGAGCATCCTGCCCGTACACCTCGATTGCTGAGCCGAATGAGCTCTTCAAATCCAGATGACCGACCTGCTCCTGCTGCTCGTTCAATATTTCCGTGGTGCCCGCGTTAAAGAAATTGTCTCGAAAATAGAGATTCATCGCCACCCGCCTCCTTGGAATATACTCCTCCTTGAACCAGTATACACCAGGCATTCAGACTAGTGGTGCGGATTCGAAGAAGCTACCGGCAAACGAATATGAATCGTTGTTCCTTGACCTTCTCTGCTGGATATATCCAACGTTCCGTTATGGGCATGAATGATCTGCATCGTGGCCATCATGCCCAGGCCGGTCCCCGTTTCCTTGGTCGTATAGAAGGGGGAGCCGATTCGGGCGATAAGCTCCGGAGGGATGCCCTGGCCTTCATCGATGACTTGGATCGCAATGAAATCCTCGTTTGGCCTGGATGCGATAATTTGGATTTTGCCGCCGTCCGGCATGGCCTCCATTGCGTTTTTGATCAGATTAATAAAGACCTGCTTTAACTGTATGCCGACGCATTCGATGGCAGGCAGAATTTCGAGGTGCTGCGCGTGAAGCTCGATATTTTTGATTAAAGCCTGCGAGCCCATCAGCATGACGACATCATCGATAATTCGGCTAATTTGTTCGGGTTTGAATTCTTGAGCCTGAGGCTTGGCTAAATAGAGCAGCTCGCTAGTGATGACTTCGATTCGTTTCAGCTCGTCCTGAATAATTTTAAAGTAGCTTTTGCGCGCCTCAGGTACGGTCCTCTCGATGAGCTGGAT
It includes:
- a CDS encoding LURP-one-related/scramblase family protein, producing the protein MNLYFRDNFFNAGTTEILNEQQEQVGHLDLKSSFGSAIEVYGQDARLLFSGSFPFFSGRWEISGANGEQLGVLKSRFAFFKKKFTYETEGRGSYEILSPAFSKEYEIFDESGGLAARFEKINRWFASGAFVLNNHSSQLDTYELVAVIMGMHAIQKRQQASSS